Proteins co-encoded in one Hymenobacter swuensis DY53 genomic window:
- a CDS encoding T9SS type A sorting domain-containing protein produces MKKILLPALLACAVATTAPVSQARAQTVCPAAPTATVVSGNITQNTTWSSANVYLLSGFVYVKAGATLTIPAGTIIKGDKATKGSLIVEQGARLIAEGTASQPIVFTSNEPAGSRARGDWGGIIICGRAPVNLAGTPVVEGGVGSTYGGTDANDNSGSLKYVRIEFPGIAFQPNSEINGLTLAGVGAGTQIDYVQVYGSGDDSFEWFGGTVNAKHLVAVAATDDDFDTDNGFQGKVQYGLIVREQNTADVSGSTAFESDNDAGGSANTPQTAPIFSNVTALLRTPIGAAANFTRAMHLRRNTSISIFNTVLSGWPTGLTLDGAAAQANATNGGLVLKNNVLANMTTRNFEAAGVTTYDVAGFWNAAANSNTVYSTATDLGLNAGNFTPDADVIQDFLPTSTSPLRTGAAFTDAKLADSFFEKTGTFRGAFGTVNWVAGWTNFNPQTTCYNRPGITLAAKAASDQLQQLTVSPNPSAGQASLNFELKRSGTASVRVLDVTGRTVATVLTDGKLAAGTQQVALPTTLQAGVYMAQIITNETSQSVRFVVAK; encoded by the coding sequence ATGAAAAAGATTCTACTTCCTGCATTGCTGGCCTGCGCAGTAGCCACCACCGCCCCGGTGTCTCAGGCACGGGCCCAAACGGTTTGCCCGGCGGCCCCCACGGCTACGGTGGTTTCCGGCAACATTACCCAGAACACTACTTGGTCCAGCGCAAACGTGTATTTGCTTTCGGGCTTTGTGTACGTGAAAGCCGGGGCGACGCTGACTATTCCGGCCGGCACCATTATTAAGGGCGACAAGGCCACTAAAGGCTCCTTGATTGTGGAGCAGGGAGCCCGCCTGATTGCCGAGGGCACGGCCAGCCAGCCCATCGTATTCACCTCCAATGAGCCAGCCGGCTCACGTGCTCGCGGCGACTGGGGTGGCATCATCATCTGTGGCCGGGCGCCCGTGAACCTGGCCGGCACTCCAGTAGTGGAAGGCGGCGTGGGCTCGACCTACGGCGGTACTGATGCCAATGACAACTCGGGCAGCCTGAAATACGTGCGTATCGAATTTCCTGGTATTGCCTTTCAGCCAAACTCCGAAATCAACGGCCTGACGCTGGCCGGCGTAGGTGCTGGCACTCAGATTGATTACGTGCAGGTATATGGTTCCGGCGACGACTCGTTTGAGTGGTTTGGGGGCACCGTGAATGCCAAACACCTGGTGGCCGTGGCCGCCACCGACGACGACTTCGACACCGACAACGGCTTCCAGGGCAAGGTGCAGTACGGCCTGATTGTGCGCGAGCAGAATACGGCCGACGTATCGGGCTCTACGGCGTTTGAATCGGATAATGACGCGGGCGGCTCGGCCAACACGCCCCAGACGGCCCCGATTTTCTCGAACGTGACGGCGCTGCTGCGCACGCCTATTGGAGCAGCGGCCAACTTCACCCGCGCCATGCACCTGCGCCGCAACACCTCCATTTCCATCTTTAACACGGTGCTGAGCGGCTGGCCGACCGGCCTCACGCTGGACGGCGCGGCAGCGCAGGCCAACGCCACCAACGGCGGCCTGGTACTGAAGAACAACGTACTGGCTAACATGACCACCCGCAACTTTGAGGCTGCCGGAGTCACCACATACGATGTAGCCGGCTTCTGGAATGCGGCCGCTAACAGCAATACCGTCTACTCCACCGCAACGGACCTGGGCCTGAACGCCGGTAATTTCACGCCTGATGCCGACGTTATTCAGGATTTTCTGCCTACGTCCACCTCGCCCCTGCGCACCGGCGCGGCTTTCACCGACGCCAAGCTGGCCGACAGCTTCTTTGAAAAGACCGGCACGTTCCGTGGCGCTTTCGGCACGGTGAACTGGGTAGCCGGCTGGACCAACTTCAACCCCCAGACCACCTGCTATAACCGTCCGGGCATTACGCTGGCCGCCAAAGCCGCTTCCGACCAGCTGCAGCAGCTGACGGTGTCGCCGAACCCCTCGGCTGGCCAGGCTTCGCTGAACTTTGAGCTGAAGCGCAGCGGTACCGCTTCGGTGCGCGTGCTGGATGTAACCGGCCGCACCGTAGCCACCGTGCTGACGGACGGCAAACTAGCAGCCGGCACGCAGCAGGTAGCCCTGCCCACCACCCTGCAAGCCGGTGTATACATGGCCCAGATAATCACTAACGAAACTAGCCAGTCAGTACGCTTCGTGGTAGCGAAGTAG
- the gcvH gene encoding glycine cleavage system protein GcvH, with protein MNLPASLKYTKEHEWIRVEGDVAFIGITDHAQKELGDIVYVDIDTLDKEVAQNDVFGTVEAVKTVSDLFSPITGTVLEINEKLDGSPELVNSDPYGDGWMVKMSISNPAELEGLLASEAYGELVGA; from the coding sequence ATGAATTTGCCCGCCAGCCTGAAGTACACGAAAGAGCACGAATGGATTCGTGTGGAAGGTGATGTTGCCTTCATCGGCATCACCGACCACGCCCAGAAAGAACTCGGCGACATCGTATATGTGGACATTGATACGCTCGACAAAGAAGTAGCGCAAAACGACGTCTTCGGCACAGTTGAGGCTGTAAAAACGGTTTCTGACCTGTTCAGCCCTATCACCGGTACCGTGCTCGAAATCAACGAGAAGCTGGATGGCAGCCCCGAGCTGGTGAACTCCGACCCCTACGGCGACGGCTGGATGGTGAAGATGTCGATCAGCAACCCCGCTGAACTCGAAGGCCTCCTGGCTTCTGAAGCCTACGGTGAGTTGGTAGGCGCCTAG
- a CDS encoding TonB-dependent receptor produces MRRSFLLLFFLTISHLLVAQQGTLTGKITDKKTSEGAIGATVLVTGTVQAAPVEIDGTYVLKLAAGTYTITVQSVGYKPLTFPGITIRADQSTTLNGALEENAQALNEVVVTGQKQTGTEVAMIQDLKKAEVVVSGMSNDQIVKTLDRDAAEVVKRIPGVTVQSNNFIVIRGLAERYNTVMLNDALTPSAEVDTRSFSFDILPSSVIDRVLIFKSGSPELPGEMGGGVVKVFTKNSVLENATSLSVSGWARSSTTFQNNYQVSPGRGSDWLGYDGGTRQLPEGTPAQVSTADQPTFRNEWLPQRITARPDLRVSLGLSRKFEIGKVYLSNVTSVSYSNTHEQNNITRNRYLIERDPATNLPVQQYAYNDERSLTGTRLGIIHNWQARLNDRNRLEFRNFLNQYGTDEVTHRTGQTLDQGFDRDDYALHYQSRTIYSGQLQGSHDLGAGEHTNVTWAAGYNYVYKDEPDYSRYRSQRITALPGETTRPFLVVVPPDGNPYDASRFFSNLKENTYMASGQWERRFAGRDTTKENAFKLRAGFYTEQKERDFQNRYFSYVIGNPSTFYRDQARANRLLTLPINQIFAPENLDPRTGFVLDEGTSPKDRYSAENTLVAGYLGGVAPLSDRLSLSGGVRVEYNRKYLQNGDPQDTAYLERRVIPMPSLNATFNFNQRSLLRLGSSVTVNRPEFREVANYPYFDYNSNAIITGNKNLKTATIYNADLRYEFYPTRSEMLSVGVFYKYFKDAIEQTTQSVSTEQMYLTYQNADHAYDVGVELEARKSLLELTQNPVLQRFSLVLNASLIKSRVKLADNATNNNFALTDRALQGQSPYVVNAGLFYQDEERKWQVSAQYNVVGQRIQFVGDKQFNYSVIEMPRNVIDLAVTKGIGKHLQVKAGIQDLLNQKVRQLYDFDRNGKIGRNERGAFGEYRRGNYSTLGLTYNF; encoded by the coding sequence ATGCGGCGTTCTTTTCTTCTGCTTTTTTTCCTGACAATCAGCCATTTACTTGTAGCGCAACAGGGTACGCTGACGGGCAAAATCACTGATAAAAAAACTAGTGAAGGGGCTATTGGGGCCACAGTGCTGGTAACCGGCACCGTTCAGGCCGCACCAGTGGAAATTGACGGTACCTACGTGTTAAAGCTGGCGGCGGGCACCTATACTATTACGGTGCAGTCCGTTGGCTACAAACCGCTCACCTTCCCGGGCATTACTATCCGGGCCGACCAGAGTACTACCCTCAACGGCGCGCTGGAAGAAAACGCGCAGGCCCTGAATGAAGTGGTGGTAACCGGCCAGAAGCAGACCGGCACCGAGGTAGCCATGATTCAGGACCTGAAAAAGGCCGAGGTGGTAGTGAGCGGCATGAGCAACGACCAGATCGTAAAAACCCTTGACCGGGACGCGGCCGAAGTGGTAAAGCGCATTCCGGGCGTAACGGTGCAGAGCAACAACTTTATCGTGATTCGGGGCTTGGCCGAGCGGTATAACACCGTGATGCTCAACGATGCACTCACGCCCTCGGCCGAGGTGGATACTCGCTCATTCTCCTTTGACATTCTGCCCAGCTCGGTGATTGACCGGGTGCTGATCTTCAAATCCGGCTCGCCGGAACTGCCCGGGGAAATGGGTGGCGGCGTGGTGAAGGTGTTCACCAAGAACTCGGTGCTGGAAAATGCGACCAGCCTGAGCGTTTCGGGCTGGGCCCGTAGCAGCACCACCTTTCAGAACAACTATCAGGTAAGCCCCGGCCGCGGCTCCGACTGGCTGGGCTACGATGGCGGTACCCGCCAGCTGCCCGAGGGCACGCCCGCACAGGTCAGTACAGCTGACCAGCCCACCTTCCGCAACGAGTGGCTACCACAGCGCATTACGGCCCGGCCCGATTTGCGCGTGTCGCTGGGCCTGAGCCGCAAGTTTGAAATCGGGAAGGTATACCTGAGCAATGTTACCTCCGTTTCCTATTCCAACACCCACGAGCAGAACAACATCACCCGCAACCGCTACCTGATTGAGCGGGACCCAGCTACCAACCTGCCCGTGCAACAGTATGCCTACAACGATGAACGCTCGTTGACCGGCACCCGCCTGGGCATCATTCATAACTGGCAGGCCCGTCTCAATGACCGGAACCGCCTGGAATTCCGCAACTTTTTGAATCAGTACGGTACCGACGAGGTGACGCACCGCACTGGCCAGACGCTGGATCAGGGGTTTGACCGGGACGACTACGCGCTGCATTACCAGAGCCGTACCATCTACTCGGGGCAGTTGCAGGGTTCCCACGATCTGGGGGCCGGGGAGCATACCAACGTGACCTGGGCCGCCGGCTATAACTACGTGTACAAGGACGAGCCCGACTACAGCCGCTACCGCAGCCAGCGCATCACGGCCCTGCCCGGCGAAACGACCCGCCCTTTTCTGGTGGTAGTGCCCCCGGATGGCAACCCCTACGACGCCAGCCGCTTCTTCTCCAACCTCAAGGAAAATACCTACATGGCCAGCGGCCAGTGGGAACGACGCTTCGCCGGCCGCGACACGACCAAGGAAAACGCTTTTAAGCTGCGGGCCGGCTTCTATACCGAGCAGAAGGAGCGTGATTTCCAGAACCGCTACTTCTCCTACGTAATTGGCAACCCCAGCACGTTCTACCGCGACCAGGCCCGTGCCAACCGCCTGCTGACGCTGCCCATCAACCAGATCTTCGCTCCCGAGAACCTCGACCCCCGAACCGGATTTGTACTGGACGAAGGTACTTCGCCCAAGGACCGGTACTCGGCTGAAAACACGTTGGTGGCCGGCTACCTGGGCGGCGTGGCACCTCTTTCGGACCGTCTTAGCCTGTCGGGTGGGGTGCGTGTGGAGTACAATCGCAAGTACCTGCAGAACGGCGACCCACAGGACACGGCCTACCTGGAGCGGCGCGTGATTCCGATGCCCTCCCTGAATGCCACGTTCAACTTCAACCAACGCTCCTTGCTGCGCCTGGGCAGCAGCGTGACGGTGAACCGCCCCGAGTTCCGGGAAGTAGCCAACTATCCGTACTTCGATTACAACAGCAACGCCATCATCACGGGCAATAAAAACCTGAAGACGGCTACCATCTACAACGCCGACCTGCGCTACGAATTCTACCCAACCCGCTCCGAAATGCTGTCGGTGGGTGTGTTTTACAAATACTTTAAGGATGCCATCGAGCAGACTACGCAGTCGGTTTCGACGGAGCAGATGTACCTGACCTACCAGAACGCCGACCATGCCTACGACGTGGGAGTGGAGCTGGAAGCCCGCAAATCGTTGCTGGAGCTGACGCAGAATCCGGTACTGCAGCGCTTCTCGCTGGTGCTGAATGCCTCGCTCATCAAGAGCCGGGTGAAGCTGGCCGACAACGCCACCAACAACAATTTTGCTCTTACCGACCGGGCACTGCAGGGCCAGTCGCCTTACGTGGTGAATGCGGGGCTGTTTTACCAGGATGAGGAGCGCAAGTGGCAGGTATCAGCCCAGTACAACGTGGTGGGCCAGCGCATCCAGTTTGTGGGCGACAAGCAGTTCAACTACTCGGTAATTGAGATGCCTCGCAACGTAATTGACCTGGCCGTGACCAAGGGAATTGGTAAGCATTTGCAGGTGAAAGCTGGCATCCAGGACCTGCTCAACCAGAAGGTGCGGCAGCTCTACGACTTTGACCGCAACGGCAAGATCGGGCGCAACGAGCGGGGCGCGTTTGGCGAGTACCGCCGCGGCAACTACTCCACCCTGGGCCTGACCTACAACTTCTAA
- a CDS encoding M28 family metallopeptidase: MMRRHTLLPLMVCSLGCGILPPAPLQGQDMPRVHQTIATLASPAFHGRGYVSGGEQKAAQYLQRRFRQLGLQPLSPVFRQPFTLPINTFPGRASLQVDRKALRPGFDFIAEAASGSGNLCGSVYELDTLTFSQPVAQAALLTTDLRQTVLVLHQRASRKLSDLPEPVQNHLATAAARITLVPKLTATLAGQQLPQPRLEVLATAWPRPVQTVRLQLDARLQPAYQTQNIIGYLPGLAQPDSFLVVTAHYDHLGRLGKHTYFPGANDNASGTAMLLELAAHYARPENRLAYSLVFISFGAEEAGLLGSRYFTEHPLVPLAQIRFLLNLDLLGTGSEGATVVNGRVFERQFQLLQEINAKNQYLPSLVARARAANSDHYYFSERGVPAFFLYTRGGIAAYHDVQDRAATLPLTAFANTFRLLCDFLNVQGSATK, encoded by the coding sequence ATGATGCGCCGTCATACACTTCTGCCGCTGATGGTGTGCAGCCTGGGTTGTGGCATCCTGCCTCCGGCTCCCCTGCAGGGGCAGGATATGCCCCGGGTGCACCAAACCATTGCCACCCTGGCTTCGCCCGCCTTCCACGGCCGGGGCTACGTGAGTGGGGGCGAGCAGAAAGCAGCGCAGTATCTGCAGCGGCGTTTCCGGCAGCTAGGACTGCAGCCGCTAAGCCCCGTTTTTCGCCAGCCGTTCACGCTTCCCATCAACACCTTTCCGGGCCGGGCTTCTTTGCAGGTTGATAGAAAAGCATTACGCCCCGGCTTCGATTTCATTGCCGAGGCCGCTTCCGGTTCCGGCAATTTGTGCGGCTCTGTGTACGAGCTGGACACGTTGACTTTCTCTCAACCAGTTGCTCAGGCTGCCCTTCTGACCACCGACCTCCGGCAGACAGTGTTGGTACTGCACCAGCGTGCTAGTCGTAAGCTTTCGGACCTTCCGGAGCCGGTCCAAAACCACTTAGCCACCGCAGCGGCCCGCATTACCCTTGTTCCCAAACTCACCGCTACGCTGGCGGGCCAGCAACTACCGCAGCCTCGGCTGGAAGTATTGGCTACTGCCTGGCCCCGGCCTGTTCAGACCGTCCGGCTACAGCTTGATGCGCGCCTGCAACCGGCCTATCAAACCCAGAACATCATCGGCTACCTGCCTGGCTTGGCGCAGCCAGACTCCTTCCTGGTAGTAACGGCTCATTATGACCATTTGGGCCGGCTAGGAAAGCACACCTACTTTCCGGGAGCCAATGACAATGCCAGCGGCACTGCCATGTTGCTAGAGCTGGCAGCGCATTACGCCCGCCCCGAAAACCGCCTTGCGTATTCCCTTGTCTTCATCAGCTTTGGGGCGGAGGAAGCCGGGCTGTTAGGTTCCCGATACTTCACGGAGCACCCGCTGGTACCGTTGGCCCAGATTCGGTTTCTCCTGAACCTCGACCTGCTGGGGACCGGTAGTGAGGGTGCTACAGTGGTGAATGGTCGCGTATTCGAGCGTCAGTTCCAGCTATTACAGGAAATTAACGCAAAAAACCAGTATCTCCCTTCCCTAGTGGCCCGGGCCCGCGCTGCCAACTCCGACCATTATTATTTTTCTGAACGTGGAGTGCCAGCTTTCTTCCTCTACACCCGGGGTGGCATAGCGGCCTACCACGACGTACAGGACCGCGCTGCTACATTGCCTCTGACGGCATTCGCTAACACTTTCCGTCTGCTGTGCGACTTCCTGAATGTGCAGGGTAGTGCAACCAAATAG
- a CDS encoding acyltransferase, producing MPLSFYVLDVLFRRVLRQNAGTRWAVHHTSTIRSPEKLQAGRGSFPGDSPGVYINADNGVLVGDFTNLGPQVGLISANHDPVANTERVPAVPLRIGSFCWLGMGAVVLPGVQLGDFTVVGAGAVVTRSFPEGHCVLAGNPARLIRHLDLAACDAQARSTYAQHAAGH from the coding sequence ATGCCGCTGAGCTTTTATGTGCTGGATGTGCTGTTTCGGCGGGTGCTGCGGCAGAACGCGGGCACGCGGTGGGCGGTGCATCATACCAGCACTATCCGCAGCCCGGAGAAACTCCAGGCCGGCCGCGGCTCTTTCCCCGGCGACTCGCCCGGCGTGTACATCAACGCCGATAACGGTGTGCTGGTGGGCGACTTCACCAACCTGGGCCCGCAAGTAGGTCTGATTTCAGCCAACCACGACCCTGTGGCTAATACCGAGCGAGTTCCTGCAGTCCCGCTGCGCATTGGTAGTTTCTGCTGGCTGGGTATGGGGGCGGTGGTGTTGCCGGGTGTACAGCTGGGCGATTTTACCGTTGTGGGAGCCGGAGCCGTAGTAACGCGCAGCTTTCCTGAAGGCCACTGTGTATTGGCCGGTAACCCCGCCCGACTTATCCGCCACCTTGACCTCGCCGCCTGTGATGCCCAAGCCCGGAGCACCTACGCGCAGCACGCTGCTGGGCACTAG
- a CDS encoding VanZ family protein: MLAPAPPLPRRRALVVLPLAWAAFVLISTLTPARAMPETPHWQLLSFDTAAHAFVFWVQAVLAIFSAGRQRWFPWLRAQAFRTVFFGTVGMGALIEVLQMSMDLGRNGEWSDMLSDALGVLVGLGMMWATRRFWQ; the protein is encoded by the coding sequence ATGTTAGCTCCTGCGCCGCCCCTGCCACGCCGCCGGGCCCTTGTGGTCCTGCCGCTGGCGTGGGCGGCGTTTGTGCTGATCAGCACCCTCACACCGGCCCGCGCCATGCCCGAAACCCCGCACTGGCAGCTGCTTTCCTTTGATACCGCAGCGCATGCGTTTGTGTTCTGGGTGCAGGCAGTACTGGCCATCTTCTCGGCGGGTCGGCAGCGGTGGTTTCCTTGGCTCCGGGCACAGGCCTTCCGCACCGTGTTCTTCGGCACGGTTGGCATGGGTGCCCTCATCGAAGTCCTGCAGATGAGCATGGACCTGGGCCGCAACGGCGAATGGTCTGATATGCTGAGTGACGCCTTGGGCGTGTTGGTTGGCTTGGGCATGATGTGGGCTACCCGCCGGTTCTGGCAATGA
- a CDS encoding AAA family ATPase: MMPPQFGSAPDYQQKIKQVFAEVGKVVVGQHYMINRLLIGLFTGGHILLEGVPGLAKTLTVSTLSKVLHLHFQRVQFTPDLLPSDLVGTMIYNQGQSVFEVKKGPIFSNLVLADEINRSPAKVQSALLEAMQEKQVTIGETTYPLDLPFLVLATQNPVEQEGTYPLPEAQVDRFMMKVYVDYLKKADELEVMRRMANMSYVGEVNPVLTKEDIFGIRQQINQVQISETLEKYIIELVFATRKPAEYDLPEFQQYVQFGVSPRASIALHRAAKAVAYLDERDYVLPEDIKEVATDVLNHRILLNYEAEADGIRTQDMIEAILRKVPIS, translated from the coding sequence ATGATGCCTCCACAGTTTGGGTCGGCTCCCGACTACCAGCAGAAAATCAAGCAAGTGTTTGCCGAAGTGGGCAAAGTGGTAGTAGGGCAACACTATATGATCAATCGGTTGCTGATCGGGTTGTTCACGGGCGGGCATATTCTGCTGGAAGGCGTGCCGGGGCTGGCTAAAACTCTCACGGTGAGCACGCTGTCGAAAGTGCTGCACTTGCATTTTCAGCGCGTGCAGTTCACCCCCGACTTGTTGCCGTCCGACCTGGTAGGTACCATGATTTACAATCAGGGCCAGTCGGTATTCGAGGTAAAGAAGGGTCCGATCTTCTCCAACCTGGTATTGGCCGACGAAATCAACCGCTCCCCGGCCAAGGTGCAAAGCGCGCTGCTGGAGGCCATGCAGGAAAAGCAGGTGACCATCGGGGAAACCACGTATCCGCTGGATCTGCCGTTTCTGGTGCTGGCTACCCAGAACCCAGTGGAGCAGGAGGGCACCTACCCGCTGCCCGAGGCCCAGGTGGACCGCTTCATGATGAAGGTGTACGTGGACTACCTCAAGAAAGCGGACGAACTGGAGGTGATGCGCCGCATGGCCAACATGAGCTACGTGGGCGAGGTGAACCCGGTCCTGACCAAAGAGGATATCTTTGGAATCCGCCAGCAGATCAATCAGGTGCAGATTTCAGAAACGCTGGAGAAGTACATCATCGAGCTGGTATTTGCCACCCGCAAGCCCGCCGAGTACGATTTGCCCGAGTTTCAGCAGTACGTGCAGTTTGGGGTGAGCCCGAGGGCCAGCATTGCGCTGCACCGCGCCGCCAAAGCCGTGGCTTACCTGGATGAGCGGGACTACGTGCTGCCCGAAGACATCAAGGAAGTGGCTACTGATGTGCTCAACCACCGCATCCTGCTCAACTACGAAGCCGAAGCCGACGGCATCCGCACCCAGGATATGATTGAAGCTATCCTGCGCAAAGTGCCCATCAGTTGA
- a CDS encoding polysaccharide biosynthesis protein, whose translation MTSPPVMPKPGAPTRSTLLGTSASIFLIRFFPTLASVVALVWLSRSIDPIWYGSYQGFWVQWQVAHVVACLGLPTLMLTYSRGQVHAFLRRLTMLHWLGAVAWICLCAVGLMLAQHDDMALFPGWQSALFLVLNVPVAVLEAYALLGRQFRAVALVSGLYAGLFVLSHGLRTIPLIGFSNLMNLLLLGSGLRLLLLGGLAWQQWRAVPLTAAVPAGIRHLWLHTALNEVVQILFRWVDKLVLSFLLPAALFALYFNGTIDVPFLPLLLGAAGSALLLHFHESEVSDTQRVQLLKSTATLLGRLVFPLFFFLVLFRRELFGVVFAHRYDAAVPLFLLSSLVIPLRAYNFTALLQHKGKGRIITTGAVLDLLLALLLMYPLYRWLGLGGVALAFVISTWWQAGFYLWHTARLMEVRWAAMLPLRTWVLQLLSFGGGLLLLHELLARYLSEAGVLWTGTGVVLALLAAQLWQARRADE comes from the coding sequence TTGACCTCGCCGCCTGTGATGCCCAAGCCCGGAGCACCTACGCGCAGCACGCTGCTGGGCACTAGCGCCTCTATATTTCTTATCCGATTTTTTCCGACGCTGGCCAGCGTAGTGGCGCTGGTGTGGCTTTCGAGAAGCATAGATCCGATCTGGTACGGCAGTTACCAGGGCTTCTGGGTGCAGTGGCAGGTAGCCCACGTAGTGGCCTGCCTGGGCCTGCCTACCTTGATGCTGACGTATTCAAGGGGCCAAGTACACGCGTTTCTCCGACGGCTGACCATGCTACATTGGCTGGGAGCAGTTGCCTGGATATGCTTGTGCGCGGTAGGGCTCATGCTGGCGCAGCACGACGATATGGCATTGTTTCCTGGCTGGCAGTCGGCGCTGTTTTTGGTTCTGAACGTACCGGTGGCGGTGCTGGAGGCCTACGCACTGCTGGGACGCCAGTTTCGGGCTGTGGCGCTGGTAAGCGGACTGTACGCGGGCTTGTTTGTGCTTAGTCACGGCTTACGGACGATACCCCTGATTGGCTTCTCGAACCTAATGAACCTGCTACTGCTGGGCAGCGGTTTACGGCTGCTGCTATTGGGTGGCCTGGCGTGGCAACAGTGGCGGGCCGTCCCGCTTACCGCCGCCGTACCGGCTGGTATCCGGCACTTATGGCTCCATACCGCCCTCAATGAGGTTGTTCAGATTTTGTTCCGATGGGTGGATAAGCTAGTCCTAAGCTTCCTGCTGCCCGCCGCGCTGTTTGCCTTGTACTTCAATGGCACTATTGACGTGCCGTTTTTGCCGCTACTGCTGGGCGCAGCCGGCAGTGCGTTGCTGTTGCACTTCCATGAGTCGGAAGTGTCTGATACGCAACGGGTGCAGCTGCTGAAATCAACGGCCACGCTGCTGGGGCGGCTGGTGTTTCCGCTGTTCTTCTTTCTGGTGCTGTTTCGGCGTGAGCTGTTCGGCGTCGTGTTTGCGCACCGCTACGATGCGGCCGTGCCGCTGTTTCTGCTCTCCTCGCTGGTCATTCCGCTACGGGCCTACAACTTCACGGCGCTGCTGCAGCATAAAGGTAAGGGGCGCATTATTACCACCGGGGCCGTCCTCGATTTGCTGTTGGCCCTGCTGCTCATGTACCCGCTATACCGCTGGCTGGGTTTGGGCGGGGTAGCCCTGGCGTTTGTCATCAGTACCTGGTGGCAGGCTGGGTTTTACCTCTGGCACACGGCCCGACTCATGGAGGTGCGGTGGGCTGCCATGCTGCCCCTGCGAACCTGGGTGCTGCAGCTTTTGAGCTTCGGGGGCGGACTCTTGCTGCTGCACGAACTGTTGGCCCGTTACCTATCCGAAGCAGGTGTACTCTGGACCGGCACCGGCGTGGTGCTGGCATTGCTGGCTGCGCAGTTATGGCAGGCCCGTCGCGCCGATGAATAG
- a CDS encoding YicC/YloC family endoribonuclease, whose product MLQSMTGYGIATRETDHYAATVEIKSLNSKSLDLTLRLPRFLLDRELEIRNLVAKSLIRGKVNLNIDFTRPRATGTQGSIVNKEAVTIACQELQELSLITGLSMEQVTAVAHALPGALRIPADTTAATETEEETPWEELLPLLQQALDRLNQFRRDEGQALTSEILGYVDRIRILLAEVEKHDPTRIEQVRQRLNTHLADISGNEHFNPIRFEQEVLHYIEKLDIAEEKVRLVNHLHYFTETAGLPEPTGKKLAFISQEIGREINTIGSKANDSTIQHLVVSMKEELEKIKEQINNIL is encoded by the coding sequence ATGCTCCAGTCCATGACCGGCTACGGAATCGCCACCCGCGAAACCGACCACTACGCCGCCACCGTCGAAATCAAGTCGCTCAATTCTAAAAGCCTCGACCTCACACTGCGCCTGCCGCGCTTCCTGCTGGATCGGGAGCTGGAAATTCGCAACCTGGTCGCCAAGAGCCTGATCCGGGGCAAGGTCAACCTGAATATTGACTTCACGCGCCCGCGTGCTACGGGCACGCAGGGCTCTATAGTGAACAAGGAGGCCGTCACCATTGCCTGTCAGGAGTTGCAGGAACTGAGCCTGATAACGGGACTATCTATGGAGCAGGTAACGGCCGTGGCCCACGCCCTGCCCGGGGCTCTGCGTATCCCGGCCGATACTACGGCCGCCACTGAAACAGAAGAGGAAACTCCCTGGGAAGAACTGCTGCCTCTGTTGCAGCAGGCCCTGGACCGGCTCAACCAGTTTCGGCGCGACGAGGGCCAGGCCCTGACCTCCGAAATTCTGGGGTACGTGGACCGGATTCGTATTCTGCTGGCTGAAGTGGAGAAGCACGACCCTACCCGCATTGAGCAGGTACGGCAGCGGCTGAACACCCATCTGGCCGATATTTCCGGCAATGAGCATTTCAATCCAATCCGCTTCGAACAGGAGGTTCTGCACTACATTGAGAAGCTGGACATCGCCGAGGAAAAGGTGCGGTTAGTCAACCATTTACACTACTTCACCGAAACGGCTGGTTTGCCTGAGCCTACCGGTAAAAAATTAGCGTTTATTTCGCAGGAAATTGGTCGGGAAATCAATACCATTGGGTCCAAAGCCAACGACTCCACCATTCAACATTTGGTGGTGAGCATGAAGGAAGAACTCGAAAAAATTAAGGAGCAGATCAACAACATTCTCTAA